Proteins encoded in a region of the Streptomyces sp. NBC_01471 genome:
- a CDS encoding PspC domain-containing protein translates to MTTPPPQNEPRPHLRRHRSNKVVAGVCGGLGRHFDLDPVIFRVVLGVLAVTGGVGLIFYGFAWLLIQLEGEDENEARRLLTGRVEGASMAAVLFALIGCGLFLSMLHYVTVLVFAALLSLATAGSAVWSERRRLATPEAPEPAAGHRVAGQKPAGQKVADAPPETKAPPAPGGPSWWRDPIIKDGTTGPVGSGYLWGPSDTTPDPPPSRRSARSAPAASRGPRGIGGRLFLLALVAAGLGTGLSWDSRPVGPSLQIGLACALAVFGLGMLLSSFIGRTGSGTIVLVVLTTALLAGASALPKTVTSHWTRTEWRPASVSAVHPRYEVGTGVGTLNLRSLNVPPGASVRTHVEVGAGRVSVVVPKNVTVRLHAEVGLGDIQLPGENQQDIDISPARERTITLAPRGGGRTGGTVDLHLKVGVGQVEVTRAR, encoded by the coding sequence ATGACAACCCCGCCGCCGCAGAACGAGCCGCGACCGCACCTGCGGCGCCACCGGAGCAACAAGGTGGTCGCCGGGGTCTGCGGGGGGCTCGGCAGACACTTCGACCTGGATCCGGTGATCTTCCGCGTCGTTCTCGGTGTGCTGGCGGTGACCGGCGGGGTCGGGCTGATCTTCTACGGTTTCGCCTGGCTGCTGATCCAGCTGGAGGGTGAGGACGAGAACGAGGCGCGCAGACTGCTGACCGGCCGGGTCGAGGGCGCGTCCATGGCCGCGGTGCTCTTCGCACTGATCGGCTGCGGGCTGTTCCTGTCGATGCTGCACTACGTGACGGTGCTGGTCTTCGCGGCCCTGCTGTCGCTGGCCACCGCGGGCTCCGCGGTCTGGTCGGAGCGGCGCCGGCTCGCGACCCCCGAGGCGCCGGAACCGGCTGCCGGGCATCGGGTGGCAGGGCAGAAACCCGCCGGGCAGAAAGTGGCGGACGCACCGCCGGAGACGAAAGCCCCGCCGGCGCCCGGGGGCCCGTCCTGGTGGCGGGATCCGATCATCAAGGACGGCACCACCGGACCGGTCGGTTCCGGCTATCTCTGGGGCCCGTCGGACACCACCCCGGATCCGCCGCCGTCCCGCAGGTCGGCCCGGTCCGCCCCCGCCGCGAGCCGGGGGCCGCGCGGGATCGGCGGCCGGCTGTTCCTGCTCGCCCTGGTCGCGGCCGGACTCGGCACGGGCCTCTCCTGGGACAGCCGGCCGGTCGGCCCGAGCCTGCAGATCGGACTGGCCTGCGCACTCGCCGTCTTCGGCCTCGGGATGCTGCTCAGCTCGTTCATCGGCCGTACGGGATCGGGCACGATCGTGCTGGTGGTCCTCACGACGGCACTGCTGGCGGGCGCGAGCGCCCTGCCGAAGACCGTCACCTCGCACTGGACGCGTACGGAGTGGCGGCCCGCCTCGGTGTCGGCGGTGCACCCGCGGTACGAGGTGGGCACGGGGGTCGGCACGCTGAACCTGCGGAGTCTGAACGTGCCGCCGGGCGCCTCCGTCCGTACGCATGTGGAGGTCGGCGCGGGCCGGGTGTCGGTCGTCGTACCGAAGAACGTGACCGTGCGGCTCCATGCCGAGGTGGGTCTGGGCGACATCCAGTTGCCCGGTGAGAACCAGCAGGACATCGACATCTCCCCGGCCCGGGAGAGGACGATCACGCTCGCTCCCCGGGGCGGCGGCAGGACCGGAGGCACGGTCGACCTCCATCTGAAGGTCGGCGTGGGACAGGTGGAGGTGACCCGTGCACGGTGA
- a CDS encoding DoxX family protein: MVQGYRTGTPIGLGGSMGSRKRGWQETARRYSLLPLRIFLGVTFLYAGIDKLTDSAFLHATGTGSLGELMHSVRGSAAFPALVDLALKSPAGFGYAIAIGELAVGIGTLLGLYGRVAALGGALISLSLWLTVSWQSTPYYYGNDLVYLMAWLPLLLAGSPLLSVDALLAARRRMP, from the coding sequence ATGGTTCAGGGATACCGGACGGGCACACCCATCGGACTCGGCGGGAGTATGGGGAGCCGGAAGCGTGGCTGGCAGGAGACCGCCCGTCGGTACTCGCTGCTTCCGCTGCGGATCTTCCTCGGTGTCACCTTCCTGTACGCCGGGATCGACAAGCTCACCGACTCCGCCTTCCTGCACGCGACAGGCACCGGTTCCCTCGGCGAGCTCATGCATTCCGTGCGGGGCTCCGCGGCCTTCCCGGCGCTCGTGGACCTGGCACTGAAGAGCCCGGCCGGCTTCGGCTACGCGATCGCCATCGGTGAACTCGCCGTCGGCATCGGCACCCTGCTGGGGCTGTACGGCCGGGTCGCGGCGCTCGGCGGCGCCCTGATCTCGCTGAGCCTCTGGCTGACGGTGAGCTGGCAGTCCACGCCGTACTACTACGGCAACGACCTCGTCTACCTCATGGCCTGGCTGCCGCTCCTGCTCGCCGGGTCGCCGCTGCTCTCGGTGGACGCCCTTCTGGCTGCCCGCCGCCGCATGCCGTAA
- a CDS encoding helix-turn-helix transcriptional regulator, protein MSRPTARVLTLLELLQSGGLRTVAELADRLGVDGRTVRRYVDQLIDLDLPVEAVRGRYGGYRLASGYRLPPLMLSDDEALAVLLGLVAGRRAGLMTAADTASETATAKIRRVLPAHLARRLDTVLESLAFTAPPGEFATPDADVLLTVADAVHHRRPVSIRYTDRDGRRSDRPLHPYGIVAHSGRWYVTGSDPGIGEDRTFRLDRIAAARTLPGSFEEPAGPDPAQRVLSGFATAEYRYEVVLRIHATVAQIRARLPATVARVAELAEMEGTEPTESTECWRRVELRVERLDWLPAVLASLDRPFVIERPDELRDLVTALADRLASCARQT, encoded by the coding sequence ATGTCCCGACCTACCGCACGGGTGCTGACTCTCCTGGAGCTGCTGCAGTCCGGCGGCCTCCGGACCGTGGCCGAACTCGCCGACCGGCTCGGCGTCGACGGGCGGACCGTGCGGCGGTACGTGGACCAGCTGATCGACCTCGATCTGCCGGTGGAGGCGGTGCGGGGCCGCTACGGCGGGTACCGGCTCGCCTCCGGATACCGGCTTCCTCCGCTCATGCTCAGCGACGACGAGGCGCTCGCCGTGCTGCTCGGCCTGGTCGCCGGCCGCCGGGCGGGGCTCATGACGGCGGCGGACACGGCGAGCGAGACGGCAACGGCCAAGATCCGCAGGGTCCTCCCCGCGCACCTGGCCCGCAGGCTCGACACGGTCCTGGAATCCCTCGCGTTCACGGCGCCGCCCGGCGAGTTCGCCACCCCGGACGCCGACGTCCTGCTCACCGTCGCCGATGCGGTGCACCACCGGCGTCCGGTCTCGATCAGGTACACCGACCGCGACGGCCGGCGCAGTGACCGCCCGCTGCACCCGTACGGGATCGTCGCCCACTCGGGCCGGTGGTACGTCACGGGCTCGGACCCCGGGATCGGCGAGGACCGGACCTTCCGGCTGGATCGCATCGCGGCCGCGCGGACCCTGCCCGGTTCGTTCGAGGAGCCCGCCGGACCTGATCCGGCACAGCGCGTGCTGTCCGGGTTCGCCACGGCCGAGTACCGGTACGAGGTGGTCCTGCGGATCCACGCGACGGTCGCCCAGATCCGCGCCCGCCTTCCGGCCACCGTCGCGAGAGTGGCGGAGCTTGCGGAGATGGAGGGGACGGAGCCGACGGAGTCGACGGAGTGCTGGCGGCGCGTGGAGCTACGGGTGGAGCGGCTCGACTGGTTGCCGGCGGTACTCGCCTCGCTCGACCGGCCGTTCGTCATCGAGCGCCCCGACGAACTGCGCGACCTCGTCACCGCGCTCGCCGACCGCCTCGCGTCCTGCGCCCGGCAGACCTGA
- a CDS encoding VOC family protein, with protein sequence MDFVSIRIITGDVARLVGFYEKATGVQAVWSTEDFAELRTPHATLAIASTRTVPLFAPGSARPADNHSVIIEFLVDDVDRVHGNLTDLVTDFVQGPTTMPWGNRSLLFRDPDGTLVNFFTPVTPDAVEKFAR encoded by the coding sequence ATGGACTTCGTCTCGATCCGCATCATCACCGGCGACGTCGCGCGCCTCGTCGGGTTCTACGAGAAGGCCACCGGGGTACAGGCGGTGTGGTCCACCGAGGACTTCGCCGAGCTCCGTACCCCGCACGCCACCCTCGCGATCGCGAGCACCCGCACCGTTCCGCTGTTCGCCCCGGGTTCGGCCCGCCCGGCGGACAACCACAGCGTGATCATCGAGTTCCTCGTCGATGACGTGGACCGTGTGCACGGCAACCTGACCGACCTGGTCACCGACTTCGTCCAGGGGCCCACCACGATGCCCTGGGGCAACCGGTCGCTGCTCTTCCGCGACCCCGACGGCACCCTCGTCAACTTCTTCACCCCGGTCACCCCGGACGCCGTCGAGAAGTTCGCCCGCTGA